The Micropterus dolomieu isolate WLL.071019.BEF.003 ecotype Adirondacks linkage group LG22, ASM2129224v1, whole genome shotgun sequence genome contains a region encoding:
- the si:dkey-246g23.4 gene encoding monocarboxylate transporter 2 isoform X3, with protein MDSPVKAQKARVAPDGGYAWFILFSCFLVFGLTFGVIKAFGVFYVEIHQYFKTTATGTSWITSIAVATIHIVAPVASVLSARYSHRSVVIIGGLMCSLGVVFGTFARNLTELFLTVGFLNGFGYALTWTPTVTMLGLYFEQRRPLANALASAGECILTFVLTPLFQLLIDSYSWRGALLILGGLQLNLCVCGMLLRPLTATRDVTCEIKAEEEGLSLELLPKKEFEQSKPSCLEAEELRISKGADQGTMKPCPVDPEAIPDLTMKLQDSNKRNKRSELRTKILRYVDYTLITNARFMVYSMFGVFAALGFFAPALFLVPYARSKGIEEYQAAALMSISAVLDLFGRVFFGWVANLRLVVTSWLHSAQLTAWCLVPQSPSTSPCWLRLWASTGLEVRWGSSCSYAVAEACLDRPLLNVWNVQPSRKPALITPNQQEAPDKHLQPGVMQI; from the exons ATGGACTCTCCAGTGAAGGCTCAGAAGGCAAGGGTAGCTCCTGATGGTGGCTACGCCTGGTTCatcctgttctcctgcttcctgGTCTTTGGCCTGACTTTTGGGGTAATTAAAGCCTTTGGTGTATTCTATGTTGAGATACACCAGTACTTCAAAACCACAGCAACAGGAACATCTTGGATTACCTCTATTGCGGTGGCTACCATTCACATTGTGG CTCCTGTAGCATCTGTTCTGAGTGCTCGGTACAGCCATCGCTCAGTAGTGATAATCGGAGGACTGATGTGCAGCTTAGGAGTTGTGTTTGGGACGTTTGCTCGTAACCTGACTGAACTCTTCTTAACAGTGGGGTTCCTAAATG GTTTCGGCTATGCATTGACATGGACCCCCACTGTGACCATGCTGGGCTTGTACTTTGAACAGAGGCGTCCATTGGCAAACGCTTTGGCCAGTGCTGGAGAGTGCATCCTTACCTTTGTCCTCACACCCCTGTTCCAGCTGTTGATTGACAGCTACTCCTGGAGGGGTGCTTTGCTAATCCTGGGGGGTCTACAGCTTAACCTGTGTGTATGCGGGATGTTACTGAGGCCCCTAACAGCCACCAGAGATGTGACTTGTGAGAtcaaagcagaagaagaaggctTGTCCCTGGAATTGCTACCAAAAAAAGAATTTGAGCAGAGCAAACCAAGCTGCCTAGAAGCGGAGGAGCTGAGAATATCTAAGGGGGCTGATCAAGGGACAATGAAGCCATGTCCTGTGGACCCTGAAGCGATACCTGATTTGACCATGAAATTGCAAGACTCAAACAAAAGGAATAAGAGGTCTGAACTAAGGACCAAAATCCTTCGCTACGTAGATTACACCCTTATCACCAATGCTCGATTCATGGTCTACTCAATGTTTGGGGTGTTTGCAGCACTGGGTTTCTTTGCTCCCGCTCTGTTCCTGGTTCCATACGCTCGTAGTAAGGGAATTGAGGAGTACCAGGCAGCTGCACTCATGTCCATCTCTGCAGTGTTGGACCTGTTTGGAAGGGTGTTCTTTGGCTGGGTGGCAAATTTGAGACTGGTGGTGACA AGCTGGCTGCATTCAGCGCAGCTTACGGCCTGGTGTTTGGTGCCACAGTCGCCATCCACATCACCGTGTTGGCTGAGATTGTGGGCGTCAACAGGCTTGGAAGTGCGCTGGGGTTCTTCATGCTCATACGCAGTAGCGGAGGCCTGCTTGGACCGCCCATTGCTG AATGTTTGGAATGTGCAGCCATCAAGAAAACCAGCTTTAATAACCCCAAACCAACAAGAGGCACCAGATAAACATCTTCAACCTGGTGTAATGCAAATATAA
- the si:dkey-246g23.4 gene encoding monocarboxylate transporter 2 isoform X2: MDSPVKAQKARVAPDGGYAWFILFSCFLVFGLTFGVIKAFGVFYVEIHQYFKTTATGTSWITSIAVATIHIVAPVASVLSARYSHRSVVIIGGLMCSLGVVFGTFARNLTELFLTVGFLNGFGYALTWTPTVTMLGLYFEQRRPLANALASAGECILTFVLTPLFQLLIDSYSWRGALLILGGLQLNLCVCGMLLRPLTATRDVTCEIKAEEEGLSLELLPKKEFEQSKPSCLEAEELRISKGADQGTMKPCPVDPEAIPDLTMKLQDSNKRNKRSELRTKILRYVDYTLITNARFMVYSMFGVFAALGFFAPALFLVPYARSKGIEEYQAAALMSISAVLDLFGRVFFGWVANLRLVVTVKQLTATVILLGTVLILCPLTSSFSELAAFSAAYGLVFGATVAIHITVLAEIVGVNRLGSALGFFMLIRSSGGLLGPPIAECLECAAIKKTSFNNPKPTRGTR; this comes from the exons ATGGACTCTCCAGTGAAGGCTCAGAAGGCAAGGGTAGCTCCTGATGGTGGCTACGCCTGGTTCatcctgttctcctgcttcctgGTCTTTGGCCTGACTTTTGGGGTAATTAAAGCCTTTGGTGTATTCTATGTTGAGATACACCAGTACTTCAAAACCACAGCAACAGGAACATCTTGGATTACCTCTATTGCGGTGGCTACCATTCACATTGTGG CTCCTGTAGCATCTGTTCTGAGTGCTCGGTACAGCCATCGCTCAGTAGTGATAATCGGAGGACTGATGTGCAGCTTAGGAGTTGTGTTTGGGACGTTTGCTCGTAACCTGACTGAACTCTTCTTAACAGTGGGGTTCCTAAATG GTTTCGGCTATGCATTGACATGGACCCCCACTGTGACCATGCTGGGCTTGTACTTTGAACAGAGGCGTCCATTGGCAAACGCTTTGGCCAGTGCTGGAGAGTGCATCCTTACCTTTGTCCTCACACCCCTGTTCCAGCTGTTGATTGACAGCTACTCCTGGAGGGGTGCTTTGCTAATCCTGGGGGGTCTACAGCTTAACCTGTGTGTATGCGGGATGTTACTGAGGCCCCTAACAGCCACCAGAGATGTGACTTGTGAGAtcaaagcagaagaagaaggctTGTCCCTGGAATTGCTACCAAAAAAAGAATTTGAGCAGAGCAAACCAAGCTGCCTAGAAGCGGAGGAGCTGAGAATATCTAAGGGGGCTGATCAAGGGACAATGAAGCCATGTCCTGTGGACCCTGAAGCGATACCTGATTTGACCATGAAATTGCAAGACTCAAACAAAAGGAATAAGAGGTCTGAACTAAGGACCAAAATCCTTCGCTACGTAGATTACACCCTTATCACCAATGCTCGATTCATGGTCTACTCAATGTTTGGGGTGTTTGCAGCACTGGGTTTCTTTGCTCCCGCTCTGTTCCTGGTTCCATACGCTCGTAGTAAGGGAATTGAGGAGTACCAGGCAGCTGCACTCATGTCCATCTCTGCAGTGTTGGACCTGTTTGGAAGGGTGTTCTTTGGCTGGGTGGCAAATTTGAGACTGGTGGTGACA GTGAAGCAGCTGACAGCTACAGTAATTCTGCTGGGTACTGTGCTAATCCTCTGCCCACTGACCTCCTCGTTCTCAGAGCTGGCTGCATTCAGCGCAGCTTACGGCCTGGTGTTTGGTGCCACAGTCGCCATCCACATCACCGTGTTGGCTGAGATTGTGGGCGTCAACAGGCTTGGAAGTGCGCTGGGGTTCTTCATGCTCATACGCAGTAGCGGAGGCCTGCTTGGACCGCCCATTGCTG AATGTTTGGAATGTGCAGCCATCAAGAAAACCAGCTTTAATAACCCCAAACCAACAAGAGGCACCAGATAA
- the si:dkey-246g23.4 gene encoding monocarboxylate transporter 2 isoform X1: MDSPVKAQKARVAPDGGYAWFILFSCFLVFGLTFGVIKAFGVFYVEIHQYFKTTATGTSWITSIAVATIHIVAPVASVLSARYSHRSVVIIGGLMCSLGVVFGTFARNLTELFLTVGFLNGFGYALTWTPTVTMLGLYFEQRRPLANALASAGECILTFVLTPLFQLLIDSYSWRGALLILGGLQLNLCVCGMLLRPLTATRDVTCEIKAEEEGLSLELLPKKEFEQSKPSCLEAEELRISKGADQGTMKPCPVDPEAIPDLTMKLQDSNKRNKRSELRTKILRYVDYTLITNARFMVYSMFGVFAALGFFAPALFLVPYARSKGIEEYQAAALMSISAVLDLFGRVFFGWVANLRLVVTVKQLTATVILLGTVLILCPLTSSFSELAAFSAAYGLVFGATVAIHITVLAEIVGVNRLGSALGFFMLIRSSGGLLGPPIAGFLIDKMSDYGTGFLMAGVALIVSALFLLLLHQMNRQSQRSTTLNHDMHTDKIGQSVKAEAKELDMT, translated from the exons ATGGACTCTCCAGTGAAGGCTCAGAAGGCAAGGGTAGCTCCTGATGGTGGCTACGCCTGGTTCatcctgttctcctgcttcctgGTCTTTGGCCTGACTTTTGGGGTAATTAAAGCCTTTGGTGTATTCTATGTTGAGATACACCAGTACTTCAAAACCACAGCAACAGGAACATCTTGGATTACCTCTATTGCGGTGGCTACCATTCACATTGTGG CTCCTGTAGCATCTGTTCTGAGTGCTCGGTACAGCCATCGCTCAGTAGTGATAATCGGAGGACTGATGTGCAGCTTAGGAGTTGTGTTTGGGACGTTTGCTCGTAACCTGACTGAACTCTTCTTAACAGTGGGGTTCCTAAATG GTTTCGGCTATGCATTGACATGGACCCCCACTGTGACCATGCTGGGCTTGTACTTTGAACAGAGGCGTCCATTGGCAAACGCTTTGGCCAGTGCTGGAGAGTGCATCCTTACCTTTGTCCTCACACCCCTGTTCCAGCTGTTGATTGACAGCTACTCCTGGAGGGGTGCTTTGCTAATCCTGGGGGGTCTACAGCTTAACCTGTGTGTATGCGGGATGTTACTGAGGCCCCTAACAGCCACCAGAGATGTGACTTGTGAGAtcaaagcagaagaagaaggctTGTCCCTGGAATTGCTACCAAAAAAAGAATTTGAGCAGAGCAAACCAAGCTGCCTAGAAGCGGAGGAGCTGAGAATATCTAAGGGGGCTGATCAAGGGACAATGAAGCCATGTCCTGTGGACCCTGAAGCGATACCTGATTTGACCATGAAATTGCAAGACTCAAACAAAAGGAATAAGAGGTCTGAACTAAGGACCAAAATCCTTCGCTACGTAGATTACACCCTTATCACCAATGCTCGATTCATGGTCTACTCAATGTTTGGGGTGTTTGCAGCACTGGGTTTCTTTGCTCCCGCTCTGTTCCTGGTTCCATACGCTCGTAGTAAGGGAATTGAGGAGTACCAGGCAGCTGCACTCATGTCCATCTCTGCAGTGTTGGACCTGTTTGGAAGGGTGTTCTTTGGCTGGGTGGCAAATTTGAGACTGGTGGTGACA GTGAAGCAGCTGACAGCTACAGTAATTCTGCTGGGTACTGTGCTAATCCTCTGCCCACTGACCTCCTCGTTCTCAGAGCTGGCTGCATTCAGCGCAGCTTACGGCCTGGTGTTTGGTGCCACAGTCGCCATCCACATCACCGTGTTGGCTGAGATTGTGGGCGTCAACAGGCTTGGAAGTGCGCTGGGGTTCTTCATGCTCATACGCAGTAGCGGAGGCCTGCTTGGACCGCCCATTGCTG GATTCTTAATAGACAAGATGAGTGATTATGGAACGGGCTTCCTCATGGCAGGAGTGGCTCTCATCGTCTCTGCTCtgttcctgctcctcctccatcagATGAACCGTCAGAGTCAGAGGTCAACCACCCTAAACCACGATATGCATACAGACAAAATTGGACAAAGCGTCAAAGCTGAAGCCAAAGAGCTGGACATGACATGA
- the si:dkey-246g23.4 gene encoding monocarboxylate transporter 2 isoform X5: MCSLGVVFGTFARNLTELFLTVGFLNGFGYALTWTPTVTMLGLYFEQRRPLANALASAGECILTFVLTPLFQLLIDSYSWRGALLILGGLQLNLCVCGMLLRPLTATRDVTCEIKAEEEGLSLELLPKKEFEQSKPSCLEAEELRISKGADQGTMKPCPVDPEAIPDLTMKLQDSNKRNKRSELRTKILRYVDYTLITNARFMVYSMFGVFAALGFFAPALFLVPYARSKGIEEYQAAALMSISAVLDLFGRVFFGWVANLRLVVTVKQLTATVILLGTVLILCPLTSSFSELAAFSAAYGLVFGATVAIHITVLAEIVGVNRLGSALGFFMLIRSSGGLLGPPIAGFLIDKMSDYGTGFLMAGVALIVSALFLLLLHQMNRQSQRSTTLNHDMHTDKIGQSVKAEAKELDMT, translated from the exons ATGTGCAGCTTAGGAGTTGTGTTTGGGACGTTTGCTCGTAACCTGACTGAACTCTTCTTAACAGTGGGGTTCCTAAATG GTTTCGGCTATGCATTGACATGGACCCCCACTGTGACCATGCTGGGCTTGTACTTTGAACAGAGGCGTCCATTGGCAAACGCTTTGGCCAGTGCTGGAGAGTGCATCCTTACCTTTGTCCTCACACCCCTGTTCCAGCTGTTGATTGACAGCTACTCCTGGAGGGGTGCTTTGCTAATCCTGGGGGGTCTACAGCTTAACCTGTGTGTATGCGGGATGTTACTGAGGCCCCTAACAGCCACCAGAGATGTGACTTGTGAGAtcaaagcagaagaagaaggctTGTCCCTGGAATTGCTACCAAAAAAAGAATTTGAGCAGAGCAAACCAAGCTGCCTAGAAGCGGAGGAGCTGAGAATATCTAAGGGGGCTGATCAAGGGACAATGAAGCCATGTCCTGTGGACCCTGAAGCGATACCTGATTTGACCATGAAATTGCAAGACTCAAACAAAAGGAATAAGAGGTCTGAACTAAGGACCAAAATCCTTCGCTACGTAGATTACACCCTTATCACCAATGCTCGATTCATGGTCTACTCAATGTTTGGGGTGTTTGCAGCACTGGGTTTCTTTGCTCCCGCTCTGTTCCTGGTTCCATACGCTCGTAGTAAGGGAATTGAGGAGTACCAGGCAGCTGCACTCATGTCCATCTCTGCAGTGTTGGACCTGTTTGGAAGGGTGTTCTTTGGCTGGGTGGCAAATTTGAGACTGGTGGTGACA GTGAAGCAGCTGACAGCTACAGTAATTCTGCTGGGTACTGTGCTAATCCTCTGCCCACTGACCTCCTCGTTCTCAGAGCTGGCTGCATTCAGCGCAGCTTACGGCCTGGTGTTTGGTGCCACAGTCGCCATCCACATCACCGTGTTGGCTGAGATTGTGGGCGTCAACAGGCTTGGAAGTGCGCTGGGGTTCTTCATGCTCATACGCAGTAGCGGAGGCCTGCTTGGACCGCCCATTGCTG GATTCTTAATAGACAAGATGAGTGATTATGGAACGGGCTTCCTCATGGCAGGAGTGGCTCTCATCGTCTCTGCTCtgttcctgctcctcctccatcagATGAACCGTCAGAGTCAGAGGTCAACCACCCTAAACCACGATATGCATACAGACAAAATTGGACAAAGCGTCAAAGCTGAAGCCAAAGAGCTGGACATGACATGA
- the si:dkey-246g23.4 gene encoding monocarboxylate transporter 2 isoform X4 — protein sequence MDSPVKAQKARVAPDGGYAWFILFSCFLVFGLTFGVIKAFGVFYVEIHQYFKTTATGTSWITSIAVATIHIVAPVASVLSARYSHRSVVIIGGLMCSLGVVFGTFARNLTELFLTVGFLNGFGYALTWTPTVTMLGLYFEQRRPLANALASAGECILTFVLTPLFQLLIDSYSWRGALLILGGLQLNLCVCGMLLRPLTATRDVTCEIKAEEEGLSLELLPKKEFEQSKPSCLEAEELRISKGADQGTMKPCPVDPEAIPDLTMKLQDSNKRNKRSELRTKILRYVDYTLITNARFMVYSMFGVFAALGFFAPALFLVPYARSKGIEEYQAAALMSISAVLDLFGRVFFGWVANLRLVVTSWLHSAQLTAWCLVPQSPSTSPCWLRLWASTGLEVRWGSSCSYAVAEACLDRPLLDS from the exons ATGGACTCTCCAGTGAAGGCTCAGAAGGCAAGGGTAGCTCCTGATGGTGGCTACGCCTGGTTCatcctgttctcctgcttcctgGTCTTTGGCCTGACTTTTGGGGTAATTAAAGCCTTTGGTGTATTCTATGTTGAGATACACCAGTACTTCAAAACCACAGCAACAGGAACATCTTGGATTACCTCTATTGCGGTGGCTACCATTCACATTGTGG CTCCTGTAGCATCTGTTCTGAGTGCTCGGTACAGCCATCGCTCAGTAGTGATAATCGGAGGACTGATGTGCAGCTTAGGAGTTGTGTTTGGGACGTTTGCTCGTAACCTGACTGAACTCTTCTTAACAGTGGGGTTCCTAAATG GTTTCGGCTATGCATTGACATGGACCCCCACTGTGACCATGCTGGGCTTGTACTTTGAACAGAGGCGTCCATTGGCAAACGCTTTGGCCAGTGCTGGAGAGTGCATCCTTACCTTTGTCCTCACACCCCTGTTCCAGCTGTTGATTGACAGCTACTCCTGGAGGGGTGCTTTGCTAATCCTGGGGGGTCTACAGCTTAACCTGTGTGTATGCGGGATGTTACTGAGGCCCCTAACAGCCACCAGAGATGTGACTTGTGAGAtcaaagcagaagaagaaggctTGTCCCTGGAATTGCTACCAAAAAAAGAATTTGAGCAGAGCAAACCAAGCTGCCTAGAAGCGGAGGAGCTGAGAATATCTAAGGGGGCTGATCAAGGGACAATGAAGCCATGTCCTGTGGACCCTGAAGCGATACCTGATTTGACCATGAAATTGCAAGACTCAAACAAAAGGAATAAGAGGTCTGAACTAAGGACCAAAATCCTTCGCTACGTAGATTACACCCTTATCACCAATGCTCGATTCATGGTCTACTCAATGTTTGGGGTGTTTGCAGCACTGGGTTTCTTTGCTCCCGCTCTGTTCCTGGTTCCATACGCTCGTAGTAAGGGAATTGAGGAGTACCAGGCAGCTGCACTCATGTCCATCTCTGCAGTGTTGGACCTGTTTGGAAGGGTGTTCTTTGGCTGGGTGGCAAATTTGAGACTGGTGGTGACA AGCTGGCTGCATTCAGCGCAGCTTACGGCCTGGTGTTTGGTGCCACAGTCGCCATCCACATCACCGTGTTGGCTGAGATTGTGGGCGTCAACAGGCTTGGAAGTGCGCTGGGGTTCTTCATGCTCATACGCAGTAGCGGAGGCCTGCTTGGACCGCCCATTGCTG GATTCTTAA